From the genome of Deltaproteobacteria bacterium IMCC39524:
CCTGCTTCTGTTTTATCGCTCCTGTAAAGGAGCCTTTTTCGTGTCCGAAGAGTTCACTTTCCAGAAGATTCTCAGGGATAGCGCCACAGTTAATCGGCACAAAAGGACCTTCACGACGGTCGCTGTTGTAATGAATCGCTCTTGCAATCAGTTCTTTTCCAGTACCAGATTCACCGGTCACCAGGACCTTAACAGGACTGGCTGCGACTTTTTTGACCATTGTGAAGACACCCTGCATCGCCTTCGATTTGCCAACCAGCCCTTCAAAAGAGAAACGTCGTCCCAACTCCTCTTTCAGTGCCAGATTTTCCTGGCGCAGCTCACGACGTTCAAGGGCGTTTTTAACAATAAGGCGGATCTCTTCATTCTTGAAGGGTTTGGTTATGTAATCATAAGCTCCCTGCTTCATGGCCTCCACGGCTTCATCCGTCGTTGAAAAAGCCGTCACCATCAAAACAACTGTTTCTGGTGTGCGCTCCTTGATGTGGGCGAGCAATTCCAGGCCTGTCATACGCGGCATTTGAATGTCCGATATAACCAGATCGTAGCTGTGGTCACGCAGATGAGCAACAGCCTGTGAACCATCCACGGCGGTATCGACGTGATAACCTTCGCGATGAAGCATAATACTTAAAAAATCACGCATACTTTCTTCGTCGTCGACGATCAGGATGCGATATTTATTTTGTTTTGCGCTCATATGTAAACAACTCCTTTGTAGTGGACAGGTGCAAACTCAAGCTTAAACAATTAACACACTTAATTTACAGGGATGAAGGGGATAAATGGGATAGGTAAGACCAAAAGCTTTCGATATTGTTCTATCCTATTCAACCCCTTTATCCCTGTTAAACATAAAAAGCCTGTTTAGGATATTGATCAAAGCGATTCGTCCCTTAGCACATCCTACATATTCTGCAAACTCCAGCCTCTAGCCCCGAGTCTCCAATCCCCCTTTTTCAACGATAGGAGAAGAAGCCATTCGACATTGTTCAGGAAGCTCTACAATAAACCTCGCACCACCGAGATTTCCGGGCTCTACGTAAATCCGCCCCCGGTGCGCTTCAACATTTGCGTAAACGTTTGCCAAGCCAAGACCTGTCCCCTTATCTTTCGTCGTGAAAAAGGGCTCAAACAACCTGTCCCGATCAACATTGGCAATACCTGCACCGGTATCCTCAATGACGATTTCACCTTGTGCTGCATTAACTTCAATCCGTACCCTGCCCTCAGGCCTGGCAGCATCACCGGCATTGATAAGAAGGTCCCAAAAAACCTGATGCATCTTCTGGGGGTCAACATTCATCTGAATCGGCCCCTGATAGTCTTTTTCAATGGCTATACCCTGGAATTGACCACTTGCATTAATTAATGCAATCAATTCATCAAGCAACGCCGATATATCAATCAACTCCAGCTGCAAAGCCGATGGTCTGGCAAAGTTGAGAAAATCGCTGAGCAACGAGCTTAAACGATCGGCCTCCTTGACAACAATGTTCATCAAGAGGCGATCCTCCTCACTGACTTTTTCATCTTCGAGAAGCAACTGCACCGAACCACTGATCGATGCCAGGGGATTGCGAATTTCGTGTGCCAGCCCCGACGCCAGGCGACCAACAGCTGCCAGACGGTCGGAGCGTTTAAGTTGTTCTTCAAGAGCCTTGTATTCCGTTAAATCCTGGAAAGCAATCAAAAGGCCCAAAAAGTAATCATTTTTATCAACAACCCGACTGGCTGAATACCCCAAGGTCAAAACTTCTTTTTCGTTTTTGAAGTAATCAGTCTCTCCACGCTCAACATCAACCATGCCAACAGGGTCAAAGGGGCCAAACTCCGGAAGGATCTCCTCGATTGGGCGGTTATAAACTTCTTCCAAACTATAACCGGTGATTTTGCTTGCCGCGCTGTTGAAAGAGCGAATGCGTCCGGCAGCATTTACAACCATCAAACCGCTATTGATATTAGTCAAAATCGCCTGATTCAAGCGTTCGAGTTCGCCGTAATCAATCTCCCGTTTTTCTCGTGCCTCTTCGCTGCGACGTAACCGCTCTGCCAAAGCGCCACTCAATAAGGCCGTCAAGAAAAATGCACCTACATGCAAGAAAACGGCATAAAAAACATCGTAATGTTGAAGGTCTTTAGAATCTAGAGTTCCCGTAACGACCGGCAGGTAGCCATAGTATTGGAGGTCAAGCAAGCTGCCGTAAAGAATAGAAGAAGCGGAAGCGACCAACAACAACTGAGGTCTGGGGCAGAAAATACTCGAGGCAATGATAACCAGGATAAAAAGGAAAGAGTAGAGGCTTTCGACGCCACCGGTCAGGTAAAGAATTAAAACGACAAAAAGGAGATCCCAACTGAGTTGAGCATTAATAAAGTTCCGATAGTGTTTTAATCGTAACAGTATAAAGCCCGACGCAATCGTCTGCAGGACAGCAAAGAGAGTAAGGTACGTTAGATAACGTGCAGCAGAAGAAGAGGCCCATGAGCCTTGCTGCAACTGATAAAATATTGTACCACCAAGGAAAAGGCAGACAACAGCCAAACGAACGGCAAGATACCACGACAGAAATCTGCGTGGCACGCTATGAACGTCAATTTGTACAGGCGTTGCCGCCATAGGAAGATACCTGTCCCCGGGACAAATGGCGGAGAGGGACTGTTATTCTGTTAATCTGGCAATGGCTCTGGAATGTTTTATCCAACCGCACCGGCCATTTGGAAGATAGGCAAGTACATGGCGATAACCAGACCTCCAACCGTGGTACCGAGGAAAAGCATCAGCAACGGTTCCATCATCGCCGTGAGGTTACCTACGGCATCATCAACCTCATCGTCATAGAAGTCTGCGATTTTATTAAGCATGGTATCAATAGAGCCGGACTGCTCACCAATAGCAATCATCTGGCAAACCATCGCAGGAAAAACGCCTGATTGTTCTAATGGTTCAGCAATTGTTTTACCTTCACTAATACTCTTAGCCACTTTGTAAATTGCATTCTCGACGATCTTGTTACCTGCCGTTTTGGCGACAATATCCAGACCGTCTAGAATCGGCACACCACTGGAGATCATGGTGCCTAGGGTTCTAGTGAATTTGGCTACGGCAACCTTACGAATCAGCATGCCCATAACAGGCAACTTAAGGAAAAAGGCGTCCATAAATAGCTGGCCTTTAGGCGTCTTGTAAATACGCTTTAAAATCCAAAGGGTTCCATAACAACCACCAACAATCACAAAAATATAGCTCTGGATAAAGGCACTCATGGCAATAACAATGCGGGTCGGTAACGGTAATTGCTGGCCAAAGGACTCAAACATAGATTGAAACTGGGGGATAACAAAAACCAGAATAACAGCAATGACAATAACAGCTATACCGATAATCGTTGCCGGATATGTCATTGCGCTCTTGACCTGTTTTTTCAGCTTCATAGCCTTTTCGATGTAAGCCGCAAGGCGATTTAGGATGGTATCGAGAATACCGCCAATCTCACCAGCAGCAACCAAGTTGACATAGAGAGTATCAAAGGCATTGGGATGTTTTTTTAAGGCATCGGCAAAAGTTGAACCGGCCTCTACATCTTCTTTGACCTGAGTAAGATTTGCTTTAAAGGTTTTATTCTCCTGCTGTTTACTCAGGATATCGAGACACTGCACAAGCGGCAGACCCGCATCGATCATGGTGGCGAACTGACGGGTAAATACGACGATATCTTTGGTGGTAACCTTCGGCTCAAATCCGGGGATTTTGATCTCCATATCAAAACCCTTACCAGCCTCCTTGATATCCCCGGGAGAGATCCCCTGACGACGAAGTTGAGCCTGAACAGCCTCAGCATTAGGGGCATCCATCTGCCCTTTCATGGACTGACCGGACTTTGTCGTGCCTTCCCATTTAAATTTACCCATGATCAACCTCGTCAGTTATTAAACCGTTATAAAATCACAAATTATTGAATTTACTTTGTCCGCCTTAAAACAGCCCCCAACCCCCAGCATCCAGCCCCTGCTCCTACCTTTTCGCACCAGTACCGGATTGAACTCCTCGCTTGAGAGCCGCATTAGGATTGGCCATCATCTCTTTGAGTTCCTCAATATCCGATGAGCGGGACAGAGCATCATCCATGGTAATCTTTTTCGTATGGTACAAAGAGAAGAGGCTCTGGTTCATCGTTTGCATGCCGTACTTTTCCTGGCCCATCTGCAT
Proteins encoded in this window:
- a CDS encoding ATP-binding protein, producing the protein MAATPVQIDVHSVPRRFLSWYLAVRLAVVCLFLGGTIFYQLQQGSWASSSAARYLTYLTLFAVLQTIASGFILLRLKHYRNFINAQLSWDLLFVVLILYLTGGVESLYSFLFILVIIASSIFCPRPQLLLVASASSILYGSLLDLQYYGYLPVVTGTLDSKDLQHYDVFYAVFLHVGAFFLTALLSGALAERLRRSEEAREKREIDYGELERLNQAILTNINSGLMVVNAAGRIRSFNSAASKITGYSLEEVYNRPIEEILPEFGPFDPVGMVDVERGETDYFKNEKEVLTLGYSASRVVDKNDYFLGLLIAFQDLTEYKALEEQLKRSDRLAAVGRLASGLAHEIRNPLASISGSVQLLLEDEKVSEEDRLLMNIVVKEADRLSSLLSDFLNFARPSALQLELIDISALLDELIALINASGQFQGIAIEKDYQGPIQMNVDPQKMHQVFWDLLINAGDAARPEGRVRIEVNAAQGEIVIEDTGAGIANVDRDRLFEPFFTTKDKGTGLGLANVYANVEAHRGRIYVEPGNLGGARFIVELPEQCRMASSPIVEKGGLETRG
- a CDS encoding sigma-54 dependent transcriptional regulator — its product is MSAKQNKYRILIVDDEESMRDFLSIMLHREGYHVDTAVDGSQAVAHLRDHSYDLVISDIQMPRMTGLELLAHIKERTPETVVLMVTAFSTTDEAVEAMKQGAYDYITKPFKNEEIRLIVKNALERRELRQENLALKEELGRRFSFEGLVGKSKAMQGVFTMVKKVAASPVKVLVTGESGTGKELIARAIHYNSDRREGPFVPINCGAIPENLLESELFGHEKGSFTGAIKQKQGLFETAAGGTIFLDEIGELPAMMQVKLLRILQENEFRRVGGTKDIKTDVRVLAATNRHLEDAVSEGSFREDLYYRFNVIRVDLPPLRQRREDIPVMIDFFWERFTGEAGVKVAEDAMRRLIDYHWPGNVRELENVIERATVLGRENEITLDCLPPNLVTGMSSSVTPLTDIPDAGMDLDAYLGEIEKEILVKALLKTDGVRKGAAGLLGITFRSIRYRLTKYGLGDDDSEE
- a CDS encoding type II secretion system F family protein; translated protein: MGKFKWEGTTKSGQSMKGQMDAPNAEAVQAQLRRQGISPGDIKEAGKGFDMEIKIPGFEPKVTTKDIVVFTRQFATMIDAGLPLVQCLDILSKQQENKTFKANLTQVKEDVEAGSTFADALKKHPNAFDTLYVNLVAAGEIGGILDTILNRLAAYIEKAMKLKKQVKSAMTYPATIIGIAVIVIAVILVFVIPQFQSMFESFGQQLPLPTRIVIAMSAFIQSYIFVIVGGCYGTLWILKRIYKTPKGQLFMDAFFLKLPVMGMLIRKVAVAKFTRTLGTMISSGVPILDGLDIVAKTAGNKIVENAIYKVAKSISEGKTIAEPLEQSGVFPAMVCQMIAIGEQSGSIDTMLNKIADFYDDEVDDAVGNLTAMMEPLLMLFLGTTVGGLVIAMYLPIFQMAGAVG